Proteins from a genomic interval of Luteolibacter sp. Y139:
- a CDS encoding Tex family protein: MSDVPNEAAAQHIITIAKETGINVTSVAATAKLLAEGGTVPFISRYRKEATGSLDEVQIQAVRDRMVQLVELDGRRVSIIKSLEERNLLSPELKKKIDAAGTMAVLEDIFAPFRPKRQTRATKAKEKGLEPLADWLLANQGADPAEEAAKFVNADTETDAEKKVADVNEALAGARDIIAERVADDAALRGRARKIYEEEATVASKVMYGKDTDAEAAKYRDYFEWSEPFKNIPSHRMLAIRRGEKESFLIMRIEVPLERISRLAEPEWVTGRGPAADQVKQAVEDGCKRLLMPSMETEMRLAGKKAADETAIRVFADNLRELLLASPLGRKRTLAIDPGFRTGCKTVALDAQGALLHHTVLYATAGSNNQLYEAAVELTGMITKFKIEAIAIGNGTASRETEAFVKKLKLPSGIPVIMVNESGASIYSASEVAREEFPNEDVTVRGAVSIGRRLMDPLAELVKIDAKSIGVGQYQHDVDQRALKTSLDDTVESAVNAVGVELNTASKQLLAYVSGLNASLAENIVAFRTEHGGFTSRDELKKVPRLGEKAFEQAAGFLRIRDSKHPLDSSAVHPERYPLVERMAADVGCEVGDLLTNEVSRKKIDLKKYVSGDVGLPTLQDIFAELSKPGRDPRKQFEHFSFAEGVEKPGDLKVGMKLPGIVTNVAAFGAFVDVGVHQDGLVHVSQLADHFIRDASEVVKVGQRVDVTVMEVDLPRNRISLSMKSKPDMEPRRAPAGGGGGNDRGPRPDQRRDNRPQQGGGNNDWFSQAMGQAKKK; encoded by the coding sequence ATGAGTGACGTCCCGAACGAAGCCGCCGCGCAGCACATCATCACCATCGCCAAGGAAACCGGCATCAATGTGACCTCGGTCGCGGCGACCGCCAAGCTGCTGGCCGAGGGCGGCACGGTGCCGTTCATTTCCCGCTACCGCAAGGAGGCCACCGGCTCGCTGGATGAGGTGCAGATCCAAGCCGTGCGCGACCGGATGGTGCAGCTCGTGGAACTCGATGGCCGCCGTGTCTCCATCATCAAGTCGCTGGAAGAGCGGAACCTGCTCTCTCCGGAGCTGAAGAAGAAGATCGATGCCGCCGGGACCATGGCCGTGCTGGAGGACATCTTCGCCCCCTTCCGCCCGAAGCGCCAAACCCGCGCCACCAAGGCGAAGGAAAAGGGCCTGGAACCACTTGCCGACTGGCTGCTTGCGAATCAAGGAGCCGATCCAGCCGAAGAGGCGGCGAAGTTCGTCAATGCCGATACGGAAACGGATGCCGAGAAGAAGGTTGCCGATGTCAACGAGGCGCTCGCCGGAGCCCGCGATATCATCGCCGAGCGCGTGGCGGATGACGCCGCGCTGCGTGGTCGCGCCCGTAAGATTTACGAGGAAGAGGCCACGGTCGCTTCCAAGGTGATGTATGGAAAGGACACCGACGCCGAAGCCGCGAAGTATCGCGACTACTTCGAGTGGAGCGAGCCCTTCAAAAACATCCCGTCCCACCGCATGCTGGCGATCCGCCGCGGTGAAAAGGAGAGCTTCCTGATCATGCGGATCGAGGTGCCGCTTGAGCGGATCAGCCGCCTCGCCGAGCCCGAGTGGGTCACCGGTCGCGGCCCTGCTGCCGATCAGGTGAAGCAAGCGGTGGAAGATGGTTGCAAGCGCTTGCTGATGCCCTCAATGGAGACAGAGATGCGTCTCGCCGGAAAGAAGGCCGCCGACGAAACCGCCATCCGCGTTTTCGCCGACAACCTCCGCGAGCTGCTTCTCGCCTCGCCGCTCGGCCGCAAGCGCACGCTCGCCATCGACCCCGGCTTCCGCACCGGCTGCAAGACCGTCGCGCTCGATGCCCAAGGCGCGCTGCTCCACCACACGGTGCTCTACGCCACTGCCGGTTCTAACAACCAGCTCTACGAGGCCGCCGTCGAGCTCACCGGCATGATCACGAAGTTCAAGATCGAGGCCATCGCAATCGGCAATGGCACCGCCAGCCGTGAGACCGAAGCCTTCGTGAAGAAGCTCAAGCTGCCGTCCGGGATTCCCGTGATCATGGTGAATGAGTCCGGCGCGTCCATTTACTCCGCCTCCGAAGTCGCCCGCGAAGAGTTTCCAAATGAGGACGTCACCGTTCGTGGTGCGGTCTCGATTGGGCGCCGCCTGATGGATCCGCTTGCCGAGTTGGTGAAGATCGACGCCAAGTCGATCGGCGTTGGCCAGTATCAGCACGATGTCGACCAGCGCGCGCTCAAGACGTCGCTCGATGATACCGTGGAGAGCGCCGTGAACGCCGTCGGCGTCGAACTCAACACCGCCTCCAAACAGCTCCTCGCCTACGTCTCCGGCCTCAATGCTTCGCTTGCTGAAAACATTGTCGCCTTCCGCACTGAGCACGGCGGCTTCACCTCGCGGGATGAGTTGAAAAAGGTCCCGCGTCTTGGCGAGAAAGCCTTCGAGCAAGCGGCTGGCTTCCTTCGCATCCGCGACAGCAAGCACCCGCTCGATAGCTCCGCTGTTCACCCCGAGCGCTACCCGCTGGTCGAGCGCATGGCTGCGGATGTGGGTTGCGAGGTTGGCGACCTGCTGACCAACGAAGTTTCCCGCAAGAAGATCGATCTCAAGAAATACGTCTCCGGCGATGTCGGCCTGCCTACCTTGCAGGACATCTTCGCCGAGCTTTCCAAGCCGGGCCGTGACCCGCGCAAGCAGTTCGAGCATTTCTCCTTCGCCGAGGGCGTTGAGAAGCCAGGCGACCTCAAGGTCGGCATGAAGCTTCCCGGCATCGTCACCAACGTCGCCGCCTTCGGTGCCTTCGTCGACGTGGGCGTCCACCAGGATGGCCTCGTCCACGTCAGCCAGCTCGCCGACCACTTCATCCGGGATGCCAGTGAAGTTGTGAAGGTCGGCCAACGGGTCGACGTCACCGTCATGGAAGTCGATCTTCCGCGGAACCGCATTTCCCTTTCCATGAAGTCCAAGCCGGACATGGAGCCCCGCCGTGCTCCGGCAGGTGGCGGTGGCGGCAACGACCGCGGCCCGCGCCCGGATCAGCGTCGCGACAATCGCCCGCAGCAGGGCGGGGGAAACAACGACTGGTTCAGCCAGGCGATGGGCCAAGCCAAGAAGAAGTAA
- a CDS encoding biotin--[acetyl-CoA-carboxylase] ligase, translated as MSCIWQDVELPAGFRLDFRETTGSTNDDVREAARAGAPAGLVVVAGRQQSGRGRRGAAWVCPPGEGLAFSVLLRLTEPKALWPRLSLAAGLAVAEGLDRHGVAAEVKWPNDVWINGKKIAGILVEAGEDFVVVGIGINVGVTEFPQALEDSATSLALECGEAPELPLVLASMLERLPVWQAKIGADFDELLRRFRERCALTGERVRLTAADGVLVGEAAGIGDGGELLVRTSEGIRRIVQAEEVRVVES; from the coding sequence ATGAGTTGCATCTGGCAAGACGTGGAGTTGCCCGCCGGCTTCCGCTTGGATTTCCGGGAGACGACCGGCTCGACCAATGATGATGTCCGTGAAGCCGCGCGTGCGGGCGCCCCAGCCGGACTGGTGGTCGTAGCCGGGCGTCAGCAATCGGGCAGGGGTCGCCGGGGTGCGGCGTGGGTCTGCCCGCCCGGTGAGGGGCTGGCGTTTTCAGTCCTGCTGCGCCTAACAGAACCGAAGGCGTTGTGGCCCCGGCTGTCCTTGGCAGCGGGGCTTGCCGTCGCTGAAGGGCTCGACCGTCACGGAGTGGCCGCGGAGGTGAAGTGGCCGAACGATGTCTGGATCAATGGCAAGAAGATCGCCGGAATTCTGGTCGAAGCGGGCGAGGATTTCGTGGTCGTCGGCATCGGGATCAATGTCGGCGTGACCGAGTTCCCCCAAGCGCTGGAAGACAGCGCCACTTCGCTGGCGCTGGAATGTGGCGAAGCTCCGGAACTGCCGCTGGTGCTTGCTTCGATGTTAGAGCGCCTGCCGGTGTGGCAGGCGAAGATCGGTGCGGACTTCGATGAACTATTACGTCGCTTCCGCGAGCGCTGCGCCCTGACAGGCGAGCGCGTCCGCCTGACCGCTGCGGATGGAGTTCTCGTCGGCGAAGCCGCCGGTATCGGCGACGGTGGCGAGTTGCTGGTCCGCACGTCCGAAGGCATCCGCCGGATCGTCCAAGCGGAGGAAGTGCGCGTGGTGGAAAGCTGA
- the hemB gene encoding porphobilinogen synthase: MHIRPRRNRRTPAIRSLVRENVLTPADFILPLFLHEDAVNTPIASMPGVTRWSLEGLVKEAGEAHALGVPAVVLFPKIEEGLKTPLAEECHNDDGLVPRAIRALKAAHPTLCVITDVALDPYNSDGHDGVVQRDERGELQILNDETVEILCQQALCHARAGADIVSPSDMMDGRVAALRSALDADGFDQVSILSYSAKYASAFYGPFRGALDSAPKEGDKKTYQMDCGNAREAIREVMLDEAEGADMVMVKPAGPYLDIIARVRESTTLPVAAYQVSGEYLMIESAAAAGWVDGKAVALESLMGIKRAGADMILTYYAKRASEWLKA; the protein is encoded by the coding sequence ATGCACATCCGTCCTCGCCGCAACCGTCGCACCCCGGCGATCCGCTCGCTGGTTCGCGAGAATGTTCTCACCCCGGCGGACTTCATCCTGCCGCTGTTCCTCCATGAGGACGCAGTGAACACGCCCATCGCCTCGATGCCGGGCGTGACGCGCTGGTCGCTGGAGGGATTGGTGAAGGAGGCGGGGGAAGCGCATGCGCTGGGCGTCCCGGCGGTGGTGCTGTTTCCGAAGATCGAGGAGGGCCTCAAGACCCCACTGGCCGAGGAATGTCACAACGATGACGGTCTGGTCCCGCGAGCGATCCGCGCGCTTAAGGCGGCGCACCCGACGCTCTGCGTGATCACGGACGTGGCGCTCGATCCCTACAATTCGGACGGCCACGACGGCGTGGTGCAGCGCGACGAACGGGGCGAGCTGCAGATTCTCAATGACGAGACCGTGGAGATTCTCTGCCAACAAGCTCTCTGCCACGCCCGGGCGGGAGCCGATATCGTCTCGCCCAGCGACATGATGGATGGCCGGGTTGCCGCCCTGCGCTCGGCGCTGGATGCGGACGGCTTCGACCAGGTTTCGATTCTCAGCTACTCGGCGAAGTATGCCTCGGCCTTCTACGGTCCGTTCCGTGGTGCGCTCGATTCCGCGCCGAAGGAGGGCGACAAGAAGACCTACCAGATGGACTGCGGCAATGCCCGCGAGGCGATCCGTGAGGTGATGCTGGATGAAGCTGAGGGCGCGGACATGGTCATGGTGAAACCGGCCGGTCCGTATCTCGACATCATCGCCCGAGTGCGTGAAAGCACTACGCTACCCGTGGCTGCCTATCAGGTCAGCGGCGAGTATCTCATGATTGAGAGTGCTGCTGCTGCGGGCTGGGTCGATGGCAAGGCTGTCGCGCTGGAGAGCCTGATGGGCATCAAGCGAGCAGGCGCGGACATGATCCTCACCTACTACGCCAAGCGCGCTTCGGAGTGGCTCAAGGCATAA
- a CDS encoding succinate dehydrogenase cytochrome b subunit: MNASACSFPIVCRVWKSSIGRKLIVALTGLVLVLFLAGHLAGNLVVFLGPKPFNDYAEFLHHFLHGAGVWGARLGLLAAVALHIAATVSLTAENKAARTAYAKETNIQASTSGRIMIWSGITILAFVIYHLMHFTLHLGNAYGGYQDELGRHDAWKMVIDGFSVWYVSAFYILAMTLLCSHLSHGVGAMFQTLGLRSKKSAPLVTAISKGYALFIWLGFISIPVAINFFGFGR; the protein is encoded by the coding sequence ATGAACGCCTCCGCCTGCTCGTTCCCGATTGTCTGCCGCGTTTGGAAATCTTCCATCGGCCGGAAACTCATCGTCGCCCTGACCGGCCTCGTGCTCGTCCTCTTCCTCGCCGGTCACTTGGCGGGCAACCTGGTGGTGTTCCTGGGTCCGAAGCCCTTCAACGACTACGCGGAATTCCTCCACCACTTCCTCCACGGAGCCGGCGTGTGGGGTGCCCGACTCGGCCTCCTCGCCGCAGTCGCCCTCCATATCGCCGCCACGGTGTCCCTGACGGCCGAAAACAAGGCCGCCCGCACCGCCTACGCCAAGGAGACGAACATTCAGGCCAGCACCTCCGGCCGCATCATGATCTGGAGTGGCATCACGATCCTCGCGTTCGTGATCTACCACCTGATGCACTTCACCCTGCACCTCGGGAATGCCTACGGTGGCTATCAGGATGAACTCGGTCGCCATGATGCTTGGAAGATGGTCATTGATGGCTTCTCGGTCTGGTATGTCTCGGCCTTCTACATCCTCGCGATGACCCTGCTCTGCTCGCACCTCAGCCACGGCGTCGGCGCGATGTTCCAGACCCTCGGCCTCCGCTCCAAGAAGTCAGCGCCGCTCGTCACCGCGATCTCGAAAGGCTACGCGCTCTTTATCTGGCTCGGCTTCATCTCGATCCCCGTCGCCATCAACTTCTTCGGATTCGGCCGCTGA
- a CDS encoding MgtC/SapB family protein, producing the protein MRGIVPSPWLEILLALAAVISGALIGAERERHEKPAGLRTLMLVCLGSAAFTMISYAFTSTTGDSGRVAAQIVTGIGFLGAGAILHDRSNISGMTTAATIWATAAVGMAAGAGHLVGALALSLLMRTVLTAVQGWEIRHLGGMRAVSIELLFEPDHGKTRIRIERLREVFHATARQMQIESLEDGQVRASIEVHLPRRHLRELLNSLADLPAVKEIHTSNIGGEP; encoded by the coding sequence TTGCGGGGAATCGTCCCGTCGCCGTGGCTGGAAATTCTTCTCGCCCTCGCGGCCGTGATCTCCGGCGCGCTGATCGGCGCGGAACGGGAGCGTCATGAAAAGCCGGCAGGACTTCGCACCCTCATGCTCGTCTGTCTCGGGTCGGCGGCCTTCACGATGATCTCCTACGCTTTCACCTCGACCACCGGGGATTCCGGGCGCGTCGCCGCGCAGATCGTCACTGGTATCGGCTTCCTAGGCGCAGGAGCGATTCTCCATGATCGCTCCAATATCTCGGGAATGACCACTGCCGCCACCATCTGGGCGACCGCAGCCGTGGGAATGGCCGCGGGGGCTGGGCATCTGGTGGGAGCGCTCGCGCTCAGCCTGCTGATGAGGACCGTCCTTACTGCCGTGCAGGGCTGGGAAATCCGTCACCTCGGCGGGATGCGCGCGGTCTCCATCGAGCTGCTCTTCGAGCCCGACCATGGCAAGACCCGGATCCGCATCGAGCGTCTGCGCGAGGTATTTCACGCCACAGCCCGCCAGATGCAGATCGAGTCGCTTGAGGACGGACAAGTCCGAGCCAGCATCGAGGTGCACCTGCCGCGTCGGCATCTGCGCGAACTCCTCAATTCCCTCGCCGACCTCCCCGCAGTGAAGGAGATCCACACGTCGAACATCGGAGGGGAACCTTGA
- the hemW gene encoding radical SAM family heme chaperone HemW: MLLYLHIPFCHRVCPYCSFYKHTPGDTPIGAFVDSLLDEARGRIASLEEKPRTLYLGGGTPSMLSPTHLRKLFGGLGEILDLRSLDEVTMEANPATFDVAKARLFRELGVTRVSLGIQSFAPHVLETLGREHDPAQASESVKVLREAGMPAVNIDLMFSIPGLSHDDWRRTVETAISLKPDHISAYNLTYEEDTAFFEGLKRGDMDADEDRDATQFFLAHDLLSAAGFEHYETSNYAQPGFHSSHNRGYWRGEDYLGLGPSAVSTLGGIRTKNLSDTAGYVRMISSLGNAVVESESLDAEQRRLERIALMLRTVEGVPLKLVDNAAVERLLDHGLAEVRGDSLVLTREGSPLVDPIAGELA, from the coding sequence ATGCTCCTCTATCTCCACATTCCCTTCTGCCACCGGGTCTGCCCGTATTGCTCGTTTTACAAGCACACGCCGGGCGACACGCCCATCGGCGCGTTCGTTGATTCGTTGTTAGATGAAGCCCGAGGAAGGATCGCCAGCTTGGAGGAAAAGCCGCGCACGCTCTACCTCGGCGGCGGGACGCCCTCCATGCTCTCCCCCACCCATCTCCGGAAGCTCTTCGGGGGGCTGGGCGAAATCCTGGACCTCCGGTCGCTAGATGAAGTGACCATGGAGGCGAATCCCGCCACCTTCGATGTGGCGAAGGCGCGACTTTTCCGCGAGCTAGGAGTGACCCGCGTCTCGCTCGGCATCCAGTCATTCGCGCCGCACGTGTTGGAAACACTCGGACGTGAGCACGATCCTGCGCAGGCCTCAGAGTCGGTGAAGGTGCTCCGCGAAGCAGGGATGCCCGCCGTGAATATCGACCTGATGTTCTCCATCCCCGGCCTCTCCCATGACGACTGGCGGCGGACCGTGGAAACCGCGATCTCCCTGAAGCCGGACCATATTTCCGCCTACAATCTCACCTACGAGGAAGACACCGCCTTCTTCGAGGGCTTGAAGCGTGGCGACATGGACGCCGACGAGGATCGCGACGCCACGCAGTTCTTCCTCGCCCACGATCTGCTGAGCGCTGCTGGCTTCGAGCATTACGAGACTTCAAACTACGCCCAGCCGGGTTTCCACTCCTCGCATAATCGCGGCTATTGGCGCGGCGAAGACTACCTTGGCCTCGGCCCCTCAGCCGTTTCGACACTGGGCGGAATCCGGACGAAGAACCTCTCCGATACTGCGGGCTACGTTCGCATGATCAGCTCACTCGGCAATGCCGTGGTGGAAAGCGAATCGCTGGATGCTGAACAACGCCGCTTGGAACGCATCGCGCTGATGCTGCGCACCGTGGAAGGCGTGCCGCTGAAGTTGGTAGACAACGCGGCGGTCGAGCGTCTGTTAGATCACGGTCTGGCGGAGGTGCGCGGCGATTCCTTGGTGTTGACCCGCGAGGGCTCACCCCTCGTGGATCCCATCGCCGGTGAGCTGGCATAG
- a CDS encoding fumarate reductase/succinate dehydrogenase flavoprotein subunit yields MALDSKIPSGPIDQKWSKHKMDSKLINPANKRKFTILVVGSGLAGGAAAATLAELGYKVKCFCYQDSPRRAHSIAAQGGINAAKNYQNDGDSVQRLFYDTVKGGDFRAREANVHRLAEVSVNIIDQCVAQGVPFAREYGGLLDNRSFGGAQVSRTFYARGQTGQQLLIGCYQALEKEIHKGGVTMYPRTEMLDVVLVDGHAKGIVVRDMVTGKISSHAGDAVILATGGYGNVFFLSTNAMGCNVTAAWRAAKRGALFANPCYTQIHPTCIPVSGDYQSKLTLMSESLRNDGRVWAPKTREIAAKIREGKLVPSDVAEDDRDYYLERKYPSFGNLAPRDISSRAAKEACDDGRGIAKTGLGVYLDFRDATARLGEDTIRARYGNLFQMYDKIAGQDPYKQPMMIYPAVHYTMGGLWVDYNLMSNVPGLHVLGEANFSDHGANRLGASALMQGLADGYFVIPATIANYLATQKPGTIKPDQAEFKEVEAQVTQRTNKLLSINGKRTVDSFHKELGGVMWEKCGMARSREGLTEAIAKIPQIREEFWNNVRIPGSGAQANMELEKAGRVADFLEFGEMMCYDARDREESCGGHFRTEHQFTEADPEVQAGKTQPGEAKRHDDKFCHVSAWEYKGNGVEPELHKEPLTFEAVHLSIRSYA; encoded by the coding sequence ATGGCTCTCGACAGCAAAATCCCGTCCGGTCCGATCGATCAGAAGTGGTCCAAGCACAAGATGGACTCCAAGCTGATCAATCCGGCGAACAAGCGGAAGTTCACCATTCTCGTCGTCGGTTCCGGCCTTGCCGGCGGTGCCGCCGCTGCCACGCTCGCCGAGCTTGGCTACAAGGTGAAGTGCTTCTGCTATCAGGATAGCCCGCGCCGCGCCCACTCGATCGCCGCACAGGGCGGGATCAATGCCGCGAAGAACTACCAGAACGACGGCGACTCGGTGCAGCGCCTCTTCTACGACACGGTGAAGGGCGGCGATTTCCGCGCTCGTGAGGCCAATGTTCACCGCCTCGCCGAGGTGTCCGTGAACATCATCGACCAATGCGTTGCCCAGGGTGTTCCCTTCGCCCGCGAATACGGCGGCCTGCTCGACAACCGCTCCTTCGGTGGCGCGCAAGTTTCCCGAACCTTCTACGCCCGCGGTCAGACCGGACAGCAGCTGCTCATCGGTTGCTATCAGGCGCTGGAGAAGGAAATCCACAAGGGCGGCGTGACGATGTATCCCCGCACCGAGATGCTGGATGTGGTCCTCGTCGACGGCCACGCCAAGGGCATCGTGGTCCGTGACATGGTGACCGGTAAGATCAGCTCCCACGCTGGCGACGCCGTCATTCTCGCCACCGGTGGCTACGGCAATGTCTTCTTCCTCTCGACCAATGCAATGGGCTGCAACGTCACTGCTGCCTGGCGTGCAGCAAAGCGTGGTGCCCTCTTCGCCAATCCCTGCTATACGCAGATCCACCCGACCTGCATCCCGGTCAGCGGCGACTACCAGTCGAAGCTCACCCTGATGTCCGAGTCGCTGCGCAACGACGGCCGTGTCTGGGCACCGAAGACCCGCGAAATCGCCGCAAAAATCCGCGAGGGCAAGCTCGTTCCTTCCGACGTCGCCGAAGACGACCGCGACTACTATCTTGAGCGCAAGTATCCATCCTTCGGCAACCTCGCCCCGCGCGACATTTCCTCGCGCGCTGCGAAGGAAGCCTGCGATGACGGTCGCGGCATCGCCAAGACCGGCCTCGGCGTCTATCTCGACTTCCGTGACGCCACCGCGCGTCTCGGTGAGGACACCATCCGCGCGCGCTACGGCAACCTGTTCCAGATGTACGACAAGATCGCCGGACAGGATCCCTACAAGCAGCCGATGATGATCTATCCCGCGGTGCACTACACCATGGGCGGCCTCTGGGTGGACTATAATCTGATGTCGAACGTCCCCGGCCTGCACGTGCTGGGTGAAGCGAATTTCTCCGATCACGGCGCGAACCGCCTCGGTGCCTCTGCTCTCATGCAGGGCTTGGCCGATGGCTACTTCGTCATTCCCGCGACCATCGCGAATTACCTCGCGACGCAGAAGCCGGGGACGATCAAGCCCGATCAGGCCGAGTTCAAGGAAGTCGAGGCCCAGGTCACCCAGCGCACCAACAAGCTGCTTTCCATCAATGGCAAGCGCACCGTGGACAGCTTCCACAAGGAACTCGGCGGCGTCATGTGGGAAAAGTGCGGCATGGCCCGCTCCCGCGAAGGCCTCACCGAGGCCATCGCCAAGATCCCGCAAATCCGCGAGGAGTTCTGGAATAACGTCCGCATCCCCGGCTCCGGCGCCCAGGCGAACATGGAACTGGAGAAGGCCGGCCGCGTCGCCGACTTCCTCGAGTTCGGCGAGATGATGTGCTACGACGCCCGCGACCGCGAGGAAAGCTGCGGCGGCCACTTCCGCACCGAGCATCAGTTCACGGAAGCCGACCCCGAAGTCCAGGCCGGCAAAACCCAGCCCGGCGAAGCCAAGCGCCACGACGACAAGTTCTGCCACGTCTCCGCGTGGGAGTACAAGGGCAACGGCGTCGAGCCTGAGCTGCACAAGGAGCCACTGACCTTCGAGGCGGTGCATCTCTCGATCCGCAGCTACGCGTAA
- the nadC gene encoding carboxylating nicotinate-nucleotide diphosphorylase, whose protein sequence is MHESVERLIQAALAEDIGSGDLTSQYFVPGDRRATGFIVARESGVLSGGEVAVEVFHRIDPSVEATLLVEDGSRIAEGAFLIKLEGPARSVLTAERTALNFLQRMSGVASATWQYVEAVKGTNASILDTRKTIPGWRYLDKLAVTHGGGVNHRMGLYDRVMVKDNHLVAEGRLEELQEAISNLKAEHPGVEVELEADSLEQVEAFLGLEGVDHLLLDNMTLGELRQAVELRGDRASPLLEASGGVTIDTVGGIAATGVDFISVGAITHSVRALDLALDFVKKE, encoded by the coding sequence GTGCACGAAAGCGTCGAGCGATTGATTCAAGCAGCCCTCGCAGAGGACATCGGGTCGGGAGACCTGACGTCGCAATACTTTGTCCCCGGAGACCGCCGCGCGACTGGCTTCATCGTGGCCCGCGAATCCGGCGTGCTTTCCGGCGGGGAAGTCGCCGTCGAAGTCTTCCACCGGATCGATCCGTCGGTGGAGGCCACGCTGCTTGTCGAGGATGGCAGCCGGATCGCCGAAGGTGCATTTCTGATCAAGCTCGAAGGTCCGGCCCGTTCGGTGCTTACCGCCGAGCGCACGGCCCTCAATTTCCTCCAGCGCATGAGCGGGGTTGCCAGCGCGACCTGGCAGTATGTGGAGGCGGTGAAGGGCACCAACGCCAGCATCCTCGACACCCGCAAGACCATCCCCGGCTGGCGCTATCTGGACAAGCTGGCGGTGACGCATGGCGGCGGCGTGAACCATCGCATGGGGCTCTATGATCGCGTGATGGTGAAGGACAATCACCTCGTCGCTGAAGGCCGCTTGGAAGAACTTCAGGAGGCGATTTCGAATCTCAAGGCCGAGCACCCCGGGGTGGAAGTGGAACTCGAGGCGGACAGTCTGGAGCAAGTCGAAGCCTTCCTCGGGCTGGAAGGTGTCGATCATCTGTTGCTCGATAACATGACGCTCGGCGAGCTGCGGCAGGCCGTCGAGTTGCGCGGCGACAGGGCGTCCCCGCTGTTAGAAGCGAGTGGTGGCGTGACCATCGACACGGTGGGCGGCATCGCCGCGACCGGTGTCGATTTCATTTCGGTGGGCGCCATCACGCACTCGGTGCGGGCTCTGGACTTGGCCTTGGACTTTGTGAAGAAGGAATGA
- a CDS encoding ATP-binding cassette domain-containing protein has protein sequence MAYLEIRDLQTHFKKRTGSVFSSSVETIRAVDGVNLSIEKGEILGLVGESGCGKSTLSRTVMQLLRPTAGSIILNGEDLAQLAPSEVRKRRLDFQMVFQDPYASLNPRMTVFSTLAEAIRQRHPGVGGAELSARVAKLMETVGLDPRFQKKYPHEFSGGQRQRIAIARALAPEPKLVIADEPVSALDVSIQSQILNLLKKLRSELGLTMIFITHDLGVVRYLADRIVVMYKGKIVEEGEADALFANPQNAYTKKLLAAIPKLAATA, from the coding sequence GTGGCCTACCTCGAAATCCGCGACCTGCAGACCCACTTCAAAAAGCGCACCGGCTCGGTCTTTTCCTCGAGCGTTGAAACGATCCGCGCGGTGGACGGGGTGAATCTCTCGATCGAAAAGGGCGAGATCCTCGGGTTGGTCGGCGAGTCCGGTTGCGGAAAATCCACACTTTCCCGCACGGTCATGCAGCTTCTGCGGCCGACCGCGGGCTCCATCATCCTCAACGGTGAGGATCTCGCGCAGTTGGCGCCGTCCGAGGTCCGCAAGCGCCGCTTGGATTTCCAGATGGTCTTCCAAGACCCCTACGCCTCGCTGAATCCCCGGATGACCGTTTTTTCAACGCTCGCCGAGGCCATCAGGCAGCGACATCCCGGCGTCGGCGGGGCCGAACTCTCGGCCCGCGTGGCCAAGCTGATGGAAACCGTGGGCCTCGACCCGCGCTTCCAAAAGAAATACCCGCACGAATTCTCCGGCGGCCAGCGCCAGCGCATCGCCATTGCCCGGGCCCTCGCGCCGGAGCCGAAGCTGGTGATCGCGGATGAGCCGGTGTCAGCGCTCGACGTGTCGATCCAGTCGCAGATCCTGAATCTTCTCAAGAAGCTGCGGTCCGAACTGGGGCTCACGATGATCTTCATCACCCACGACCTCGGCGTGGTGCGCTATCTGGCGGACCGGATCGTCGTGATGTACAAGGGGAAAATCGTAGAGGAGGGCGAGGCGGATGCCCTGTTCGCCAATCCGCAGAACGCCTACACAAAGAAGCTCTTGGCAGCGATTCCAAAGCTGGCAGCGACGGCGTAG
- a CDS encoding GNAT family N-acetyltransferase gives MKTLASFLIRHATGRDAPRIAGIQVRSCQAACKGLVPETKLRQLDASRRAVEWKDVLGTPCEQTILVAMKGTRMAGFCTFSQSQDPDAGPTTAEIGSFFVDPLAWGRGAGHELAEEALDQAKRRGYSRVTQWVIGANDRAKRFCESIGFSPDGVEKTEDISGCPVRELRYVRAL, from the coding sequence GTGAAAACCCTCGCCAGCTTCTTGATCCGTCACGCTACCGGCCGCGACGCCCCTCGAATCGCCGGAATCCAAGTTCGCTCGTGCCAAGCTGCCTGCAAGGGCTTGGTGCCTGAGACGAAGCTTCGCCAGTTGGATGCATCCCGCCGTGCCGTAGAGTGGAAGGACGTGCTGGGAACGCCCTGTGAGCAGACGATTCTGGTCGCGATGAAAGGCACCCGGATGGCCGGATTCTGCACCTTCTCCCAATCACAGGATCCGGATGCCGGTCCGACGACCGCGGAGATCGGTTCGTTCTTCGTCGATCCGCTCGCCTGGGGACGCGGCGCGGGTCACGAGTTGGCGGAGGAGGCCCTGGACCAAGCCAAGCGCCGGGGCTACTCGCGCGTCACCCAGTGGGTGATTGGTGCGAACGACCGGGCGAAGCGCTTCTGTGAGAGTATCGGTTTTTCGCCGGATGGCGTGGAAAAGACCGAAGACATTTCCGGCTGTCCGGTCCGAGAGCTGCGCTATGTGAGGGCGCTGTGA